Part of the Vicia villosa cultivar HV-30 ecotype Madison, WI unplaced genomic scaffold, Vvil1.0 ctg.000037F_1_1_2_unsc, whole genome shotgun sequence genome, CTAACATACTATATGCTCAATTGCAGGATGTACCCCTTTCTGTTAATGACCTTCTTGCATGTTGTGGATTTCTTTGTGGGTCTGGCTGTGATGGTGGGTATCCCATTGCTGCATGGCGATACTTAGCGCACCATGGCGTTGTCACTGAAGAGGTAACAAATTTTCATTCCCTTCATTGCTTAGAGACTAAAATCCTAGACTCTTATTTATGCTCTGTATTTTTTTTACGTATGATAGTGTGACCCATACTTTGATCAAATTGGATGTTCTCATCCCGGATGTGAGCCAGGATATCAAACTCCCAAGTGCGTTAAAAAGTGTGTAAAGGGAAACCAGCTTTGGAAGAAGTCAAAACACTATAGTGTCAAAGCATATAAGGTCAAGTCTGATCCCCAAAATATCATGGAAGAAGTTTATAAGAACGGGCCGGTTGAAGTTGCATTCAGTGTTTATGAGGTAAATGAAAGCTTTTGACATCTTTTTGTCTGCTTTTGCAAGTCAAATTTTGAAAGCACATCACCATCCTAGGCTAGTATGCTAAGAATTAAGAAATGACAAGCTGCAAGCATGGGCTGATATGTGTTCATCCACTTTGCTTCATTTCTTTGATAAAATTGTGAGCGGTACTTGCTAAGGCCCCATTTACTTACCATCTATTTCTGTTTTCATTTTCACTACAACTAATAAACATTAGAGAATATAGATCCAAACTTTCCTCATCATTTTCTATTTTAcagtttttgttgttttaaaaaaatgcatTCTTCCTAGATTTCCCTTCCACCTTCTCTCCATCACAATTGTTAACTACTTGAGTCTTCCATTCCACAACCTTGTCACTTCAACTTCTTCTCGTTACTCCTGTTTGGTTTGTGGCATTCAACAACCTCGGTTTCCCATTGTCCTGATGTTGTCATTCCTTCTGTGCCTTATTATCCTATATGCTTTACATCTCCTTAACACTAGATTTGTGCTGTATTACATTCCTTTCATTACtttatcttttcaaattttccctTGGTTTTCGTTACtcatttcattttaaaataaggGGTCAATTGACATCTCTTGTGCTTTGAGGATGCAAATTGATTTAAGAATAGGATAGAAGATACTACTTTTTAAGTTAAAAACTAGTATTATGAATCAGACCTTACTGCATGCCTTTGACTCCTTTGATCTCTTGACAGGATTTTGCTCACTACAAATCAGGAGTTTACAAACACATCACAGGGTCTGCAATAGGCGGTCACGCAGTAAAGCTGATTGGATGGGGAACAAGTGATGAAGGGGAGGACTATTGGGTATGTTGACAATATATTTTCTTCCTGAATTTAGACAACAACGCTTTCAAATATATACTTTTATTCAGAATTTTAAATATACTGATCATGTATTTTTCACTGCTTCAGCTTATTGCAAATCAGTGGAATACAAACTGGGGAGATGTATGTTTCTTGAATTATTCTTCAGCTTGAATAGTTGTTACTAAAGACATGTTTTTGCAAATGAACTAATTTAAACCACTAAACTGCAGGATGGTTACTTCAAGATCAGGAGAGGGACAAATGAGTGTGGGATTGAAGAGGAAGTTACAGCTGGTTTGCCTTCTCCCAAAAATATTATTAGAGAAGTGACTGACACGGAAGTTAACGCTGACGTTTCCTTCTGAATGCACATATTGTATTACTTTAACAGTTAAAATTTATGTTGGTATTGAAAATCTGCATCAAGTGTTGTATGTTATGTGTATATATATTGTAAGAAAACGATCTTAATTATGACTATGATGTATGGAGACAGTAAGCTCTTGTGGTTTATACAGTGAGATCACACCAAATAAGAGGCTAACTGCCATATTTATAGTACAGTCTACTTGCTATGAATCGCTACTAGGATTGTATGATCCTACCTTTCAAACCCAGTTGAACTTGCTACGATGTTTGTGGAATCTTACCGAGTGGGAATAGAGGAACTCACTAAAATTGTTTGACCGAATTGTTCATGTTGTTGAAAAACTttggttttaaaataaaaacaaagacgTTCATATCAGTGGGGCATTAATACCTGTTGTCACCGATAGAGTTCTTAAAAATGCCCCAAAAAATACGTCTGTCCAGACATGGAAGCATTGCTTTGTGGTTTGTGCTTCCATTGCTCTGTCTGTGGTTTGTGAAAGCTCAAGGGTGAAGTGAAAATATTGTGGTGAAGAATTTAGTAGTAGAGTTTATAAACTGAAATTTCCATTGATCAGAACTTGTAAGAACTTAACTTTGTGGAGTTGTTTCCAATGATGTTAAGAAAGAAATGATTATTATTGTTGTGGAAGGGCAAGCTATTCACACCCAATGATGTTAAGAAGAGAAAAATTGACGAGTTTCATCAATTCATATAATTTTTACTAAACTAATCTTATTATCTATATCTATTGGCGAGTTTTAATACTCTGGGCTATAGAGGTGCATGCCGGAGTTTCAATGGAGCTTGGAAGTGCTCTCATAGTTTTTGAACTAAGTGCAGAAGCAATTTACTCGATTTGATTCTCCAAGTTCATTATGCTCACACCTTGAGTTTGAAACTGGTTCTTGAGCTCTTGAATGAAAGACTTCAAAATATTCTCCAACTGGTTATTCCTTTGATTAGCCATAATATAGTTTTTGGTGCATAAAAATTAGGTGGAATTTTTTAGTGCTTGTGATTTAAGTTGGTTCCAAGAGAAATTTGGATGGCTATGCCAATTAGGATTGTAAATGTTGCTGTAAGGGTTATTGTACTTGTTATTGCCCACTAGTTAGCCAAAACAATATTTCCTGAGCAATCATCAAATAAGTGAGCACCCCACAATAAACACAGACAATCTCTCATGCGTCAGTCATAACCTTGACAGGTTTAGCTGTTGGCACGTTaggactcgtcatcatgtttttttttttttttatcatttagtgAATTTGAGCCACTTGAGCAGCAAGAGTTGCGGTCTTAGTAATTTCATGAACACCAACTAACTTCTTCTGCGTAGATACAACAACAACCCTTGTAACTTCTCATTGCTAGGTATTGACTGTAATATTTTCAATCAACTTGTACCCGCCTTCATATGATTTAGACAACAAGACATCAAATTGTAGAATATCTCTAGTTGTATGAAGATTAGCATCCCTTGGTGGGGACATTGTCTAAGCAATTCTTTAAATATTTCTCAAGCATCAAATAAGGATTCATCATCTCCTTGTCTAAAAGTGATCTCGTTTCTCATCTTAGCATTCTGGCAGGAGGAAAATTCTTCGCTAATTTTTTCCAGCTAAAGCATTTCATGTGACTATGGAATTTGGCTCTAGGGAGTTCAGCTAAATCTTGGTTGTATCCCTTACTACAAAAAGCGCCCGAAGCTCAAATGCTCGTTAGCAAGAAATAATGTTTAATACAAAATCAAAATGTTATCTTTGACACACTCCCCGACAGCGGCGCCAAAAATTTGTTAGTTGAAAACATGTCATGTCTAATGCAAGTGTACATGTATGTTTTGAGTAACAAGTGATAAAATAACAAGGATGTCGAACTCACAAGGAGTGGAAAATAACTTAGATTTATTTTGTAAGAACTATTTTCTGTAAATGAGCATgaacaagataaaaataatttatggCTGTCACAGGTTCATTTAGTAGCAAGCAATGTTAATAACAATTGAAGAAACTAAGTGAGTTCAATAATAGAGAGCATGTTGGAAAATGATCCATTAATATAACTTGTCATTCATGTGTATTTGATTTGTTATGTCATGCCTCGAAAGGTCACCAAGTGATCTTATGGTGTATCTTTACAGCATCATAAACATCAAAGCAAGGGGATAATTCTCTAAGCCTTACTTGTCAACTTAATGCATgtctgattttattttgaatatcctCTATGATTGTAGCTCTTTATCTATAAAGTAGCTAATCTAGTAAATATCTCTATCctactatttttaataatttttatcatGAAATCCACTTGTTGGATCTCTCACAACAACAAGTTTGTATCTTTTTCTAAGTTGATCAGTCAAAGAAGCAAATTTATAACAGTTAAACATATGATAAAATAATGCATTAACGACACATCATTTAACATAAAAGACTACTTTGTATTAACTTCACATTGATCAACATAAAAAGTTTTAGCTCATAGTAAGCTTAGTACATACATCAATACTAATTCCTAAGCTAAGCATCCTTAAACACATGGTGATTAAGAAATAACACCCAAGAGTAACTTCTTCGTCTTTTTGCAATGGTTAGTCACCAAGAGACGACTTGTGTCACACTAGTTACTGGTAGTATACACTTaagaggataagaagaagaatCTGCACTCCGTTCAGCTCACTTCCTTCACTGATTTTCTCTAAGTGCGTCTATATTTAAAATATGTTGAACTCCTTTCGTTTTCTTCAAGGGATGTTTTTATAGtcacttccaactagggtttgaGCCTTTTCTTTGATCACGGGCTTGTAAGTATTTTGCATTCCGGCCCATGGAAAACAACATAATCCCACCCATTTCTTCCAATTCGTACCAATGTAGAATCAAACAGAGATAACATGTGAGGGACAATGTGTATTGTGCCAGATTGGCGGCGTTGTCCTTTGCAACAACGTGGTGCTGTAGTGGATGTACTATGGTACACAATTTTGTCTTTTAGCGCCTAGCTTTTATCCATTGGCATAATCAATTCAATTATTTTCCAATCTACAGATTGTTGCCATGTATGTCATAGGAATGTGATTGATGTTTCTCTCTAGTCTCAACTGCCTCAAGTTTTCCACTTTCATTTAGGTAACAATTGCTGATTCAAAACATCATGCCAAACCACATTAGAAGTTAATTCTACACAAGcaagaaacacacaaaaactaaCAAAAGAGCACCTATTATGCTCTTTACAAACTATTCTAAAACAACATAATGCAATTAATTAAACTACTGAATGAagtaaataaaaagataaattcaAGTATTAGATCTTGTAACAACTCACAAAATGTGAGTTATCATGTATATACGATCGCAAGCTAAAATTTGGCTGATCCATTTATTAAACAACTAGTCAGAAATTTAGTAAAGACTATCTCGAGAGGTatgaaattgaaattttttgaatAAGAGTTCCAACAATGGTGACAACCCAGTTTAAGGTTAACAAAACATTAACTTTAAAATTTTCGATGAATAACAACAAGCGTTGATTTGAATGTTTGCGCGATATTATGTAATAATGTTGACTATTGCATATTAAAGGttgaatttttcaaacttttaataaaattcaatgtctaaaatacatatttcaaaaaaataaatataatatgaatatcacctatatgaatttcaaaATGATGTCGTCTTAAATTGATAAATAAAGTTTCTCTcaagaaaaaaaactttaattttaagATAGAGGGAGTGTATGACAATGATAGTTAATGGCTATAGCAAATAATTGTTACTTGTACAGTTGACATATATGATTTATATCTCTTGTCAAACTTATGTGATAACAATAATAATCATttcactcaattttttttttgatcacTTCATTTCATTTcactcatttttttttttgatcacTTCATTTCATTTCTCAATTTATTTATCACCACATGTGCACTGCACATCTCTACATCTGGTATGCCAAGATAATTACTCCATCTTATGACCCAAAAAAGATACTAATAAATTGATTAATCAGGTTCCTTTTCATTCTATCAAAATGACTCCAACAATTCTACTCTTGGCTACCTTATTTTTAGCCTTCTTCGCACCTTTCCTATGGGTATATCTTTTTCTGCTTTAATATTTTTACTTTCTTGCATCGTTAGAATGTTGAAATTACAACAACCTCATTGACAGGTAGCTGAGGCAGAAACATATCAGCTTTCTCAACTCAAGCTTAATTCTCCTATCCTTCAGGTGATTCCCTTGCTTAATTGATTTGGTATTTGAATGTTTCAACTTTGAATTTTTATACACTGATACTTTTCTGTGAAGCACCGCTATAGCACGTCGACATTGATAATAATTTGAAATTCAGAGATGTCGGTGTTACAGAGTTTATTTCCTAGTGCTATTCATGAATTTGATGTTATCAATCATCACGCAGGAGTCTATTGCCAAACAGATTAATGAAAATCCAGGAGCAGGATGGGAGGCTGCTATTAGTCCTCGTTTCTCCAATTTTACGGTTTCACTTCAACTTGCACCAAATAAACCATTTTAATTTTCATCAAACTGCATTTACTTGCACAATATAGTTAGTTGCATGCTATGAATTGAATATGAAATGCACATAGGTGGGACAATTTAAGCGCCTTCTTGGAGTCAAACAAACATCTAGGAATGAACTCAGTAGTATACCTGTTGTAGCTCATCTGAAATCATTAAAACTGCCAAAGGAGTTTGATGCGAGGACAGCTTGGTCCCAATGTAGCACTATTGGAAGAATACTAGGTCTTTTACTTGcatcttctctttattttgatataATTGTATAACACATTTTGCAATATGTGCTTACTCTTCTTTTTGGTTATTGACAATAACATGGATTGCTGAAACTTTTCCGTCACTAAAGATCAGGTAATCCTCTTATTTCACTATGCTTCTTTGACCATGAAATTCTTATCTGATCCTTATGCTTTAATTGATGATTCAGGGTCACTGCGGTTCTTGTTGGGCATTTGGTGCAGTTGAATCTTTATCAGATCGTTTTTGCATTCATTTTGAATTTGACATGGTAAGTAAACTTCTTGCAGAAGCAATTAGGATTTTTTTCTCCCTTAGTCTATGTTTGGTTTCACGATTGAGAcatctagaattgattctggacgtctagaattgattttgacgtGTTTGGTTGATCTCAGGCATAATTGATTTTGCtttctagaattgattctacttgaagttagGATTTGTAGTTTTTGATCAAACGTGATTTTTACCctaaaatttattgttcaactcacatTTGCGTGAATGTTCATTTTTCACCGTAACTTTGTAAACCTCTTTATCTCTATACACACGTAACAAATTGTAATCTGTTAGCCTAAGCTTCAATTCTAGAAAGGCATTGCAAGTTGCAACCACTTTGCAGTCAAGGACGTAGGCAAAATTGGCCGAACTCTATGATCAAACGTTGTGTTTTCTCTGTTTGCGGCTTTcgtatctatttttttaaaaacaaagcaGTTTGTTCTAATTCTAACATTCTACATGTTGAAACGAAGAATGTATCCCTCTCTGTTAATGACATTCTTGCATGCTGTGGCCTTCTTTGTGGCGCTGGCTGTGCCGGGGGTACTCCCTTTTCTGCATGGATATACTTAGCTAACCACGGTGTGGTCACTGAAGAGGTAACAATTTTTCATTCCCTTCATTACTTAGAGATTAAAATCCCAGGCAGCTAGGCTCACTCTTGTGatctgtaaattttttttttggttatatgTGCTAGTGTGATCCATACTTTGATCAAATTGGATGTTCTCATCCTGGTTGTGACCCAATATATCGAACTCCCAAGTGCGTTAAAAAGTGTGTAAATGGGAATCAGCTTTGGGAAGAGTCAAAGCACTATAGTGTCAAAGCATATAGGGTCAACTCAGATCCCCAAGATATTATGGCCGAAGTTTATAAGAACGGACCGGTTGAAGTTTCATTCACTGTTTATGAGGTAGATCAAAGCTTCTGCACATATTTTCAGTGACCTTTCAATTCATAAGAAATATTCTGGACCGTTCTCCCATCCTTGTGCATTCCTTTGATCTCTTGACAGGATTTCGCTCACTACAAATCAGGAGTTTACAAACACATAACAGGTTCTGCACTAGACAGTCAAGCTGATTGGGTGGGGAACTAGCAATGAAGGGGAGGACTATTGGGTATGCTGACCATATATCAACCTGTTCATGATTTTAGACAACAACACCTTCAAATACATGCTTTTATTCagaattttatatatatactgATTGTGTATATTTTTCACCGTTTCAGCTTCTTGCAAATCAATGGAATACAAATTGGGGAGATGTATGTTCTTGGATTATTCTTCTGCTTGAATAGTTGTGTTTGCTAATGAACTAATTTAATCTACTAAATTGCAGGATGGTTACTTCAAGATCAAGAGAGGAGTAAACGAATGTGGGATCGAAGATATTGTTAATGCTGGTTTGCCTTCTACCAAGAATGCTGATGCCGACGTTTCATTCTGAATGTAAATATATAGTATTACCTTAATAGTTAGGTTTTGTGTTGATATTGAAAAATACGCACCAAAATGTTGAAACAATCTTAAGTAATGACTATGATGTTGGAAGACATGAAGCTTTTAGAGTTTTTGCAGTGGGATCTGTCACACGAAATAAGAGCTAACTGCCATATTTATAGTAGCTCGTTGAGATTTATGCATATCTTGTATCATTGTAGACTTTACTGCATACAATACAACCAAGTGTGAAACAAAGATGAAAATGGAAACTGTCTACTGCCAAAAGTCTACTTGGACGAGAAAATGTTCCAAGGGATGTGCTTAACATGACCAGACACAATTGTGATAAAACTATTGGGGAGAAAACTAGGCTATAAGCTTATGATGGAAAGGTTCCAAAAAGTGTGGAAACTAATGGGAGGAATCAAAATTAGTGATAATGACAATGGTTTCTTTATGACCAAGTTTGGTATTTCAATGGCCTTTATGCAAGTTTTAACCTAGGCTTGAGAGCTCAATTTTGGAATTTTATCTTTGTGAGTTGAAGCATATGATTGATGGTTTCTAGTTTCTACATACTTATGGGGGGTTTCAATGAGATAGGTGATTCTAGTGAGCAAATGTGTGGTGCTTTTCTTCAAAGTAGGGTTGACAAGTTTCTTGAGGCTATAAACAACTGCAGTCTCATAGATTTGAAGTGTATTGGAGGAAATGAAATAAAACTCATGGACATCTCAAGTGATGTATGGTTCACTAATGATGAGGTTCTACAAATTGAGGCCAATATGTTCTTTAAGAAACTGTTATACTCTCCTAATGAGATATACCATGACCATTTTGTTGTTAACCACATGCCTAATATCGATGCGATTCACTTAGGCCAGATGGATTCCAAGGGATATTCTTTAGATAGTATTGGCATATTATTGATGCATTCCGCAAGTGCACAGAATTATCAGTTATAATATAAAGGATTGTCGAATTCACATAGACCAATAATCAATCTACCGTTATCTACTATCGCTATATAAATCTAGGCTATCCGTAAAAACTTTTGATtgacaacaaaataaaataaactagttTAGAGTTCAATTGAAACGGAGACCGGAATGTGATTTCTGGTGTACCTCTGGGACTCAGATAAATCTCTGCACCTCGTTTTGGGTTAAAATATTTTTCGTAGGAAGAATTAGCTTAAAAACACTACTCACTTTCGCGCAGCCCGTATCATGTCTCGAATCCGTAAATTTCATGTTGTCGCTCCATAAGGTACAATTTcgaaacaatttttgaaaactgATAAgtcctaattaattattaaagcgCTGTCGCtgttttttagaaattaaaaatttaattttttagtgATCGGATACCGGTCTCACACTGTCGCCCTGCTGACCAATATCTGAGTGTTTACACTTTCGCGCAAAACCTTTTTTTACTTTGAAAAACTAAAAATTCAGAAccgaaataataaattaatattaaaatcagTGCCAATAAGATTTACCGAGTCCAGTCAGAACGACAGTCCTCACTTCCCCGCGACCCGTTTAGCTGGACATATTTGACATAATATTCATGCTATGCATACCAAACAAAATTCTAAGCATAATGATATAATGATGAAAATGAGTAGTAGTAACTAGCATGCACATTTATCAAAACAGTAGGTGTAGAATTCATACTAGTAAGCAATTATGCATGCAGAACTTGAGATCAAAACAGTAGGAATTAAATTACCAATATAATAAAGACTAAATGATAATGCTAAATACCAAAACAATAAAGTGCAAAATAGAGAATTGGTAAAGAAATACGTACTGTAAATAAGACAACTCAGAATTGGAAACAGAAAACTATAGAGTGTCCTAACTGCTGAAAAGAGTGTCAATTCGTGTAGAAGTAGTGAGAGGTATTTCTGCTGAAGATgtataatgataaaataaaaactgaAGAATCTTGTAGCCCATGTCATGGTATATCTCATTAGGAGAGTATATGTTCTTTAAGAAACTGTTATACTCTCCTAATGGATTAAAGTATCCGGCCTTCCATGTCATGCTTGGAGTGtgaaactttttaaaataatgGCTGAAGCTTTCGGTGTTTTCATCAAATGTAGTGACAATACTGTGACAAGGGTGGTGATGGAAGAAGCGAAATTTCTTATCAAGACTAAGGTAGGGGTATCAATCGATGAAGCTTGTATGGTGATAGTAGATGGTGATCCTTACAGGTGTTTTTTGAAAGAAGAGGCTTTTTCGCTTGAATTTATTGAAacgtattgaagagtaattcaatattcagaagatggactgatcttctgatggttactcagaagatagtattgaccagaagatgctgtctgggtcccattagcttagctgtttagtagtaagggtactttagtattttgtagtactggtagtactgtttgtactttagacttgttcactaagtttactgttttagggcttatgtggcaagattttcttttcttataaatagccttgtagtagctgtcatttattaacaacgcaagtagaatacaacatttattctctcatctcttttgcgccgttattctattattctctttgtcaccatccttattctttgtgcaccaacaattggtatctagagctccggttccaaacacagggaaacacgagtgaacgtgagtttgtgtgactgtgtgattgattttgtttcggggaaacaaagttgtgttgaatcacatttttcttgattgtttgtgggttgggaaacactgtgtgagtgtgagtgaaatctgtttttgtctgcacaagtttaaagatgagtggaagcaacttgaataccaaacttccagttcttgatggtaaaaactggaatagatggatgattcaaatgcgtgtattatttggtgctcaagatgttctagatcttgtcactggaggatatattccggttgcagcggatgcaacggaagaacaaagagaagcgcagagagagacgaagaagagagaccaaaaggcgttgttcttcatccatcagtgtgtggatgtgaatgtgtttgagaagattgctgattctatgacgtcaaaggaggcgtgggatatactggtcaggtgttacggtggtgacgtatcggtgaagaaggtgaagcttcaatccctgagaaagcaatatgagaatctcaacatgaagaacaatgagaaagtctctgagtatatctctagagtgattgtgatcactaatgagatgaaggcttgtggagaaactctttctgaacaagtaatcatagagaagatattgaggtcacttactcctcaatttgattatattgttgtatccattgaacattctaaagatctggaaaccatgagaatagaagagttgcaaagcagtttagaagcacaagagttgcgtctgactgagagaacttctgagagagaagttgagcaagctctgaaggcttct contains:
- the LOC131622663 gene encoding cathepsin B-like protease 2, which produces MASTFLPLATLFLAFSASLLQIGEAETDQLTAQKLNSHILQESIAKEVNENPGAGWKAAINPRFSNSTVGQFKRLLGVKQTPRNLLSSLPVVTHPKSSNLPKEFDARTAWSQCSTIGRILDQGHCGSCWAFGAVESLSDRFCIHFGLDVPLSVNDLLACCGFLCGSGCDGGYPIAAWRYLAHHGVVTEECDPYFDQIGCSHPGCEPGYQTPKCVKKCVKGNQLWKKSKHYSVKAYKVKSDPQNIMEEVYKNGPVEVAFSVYEDFAHYKSGVYKHITGSAIGGHAVKLIGWGTSDEGEDYWLIANQWNTNWGDDGYFKIRRGTNECGIEEEVTAGLPSPKNIIREVTDTEVNADVSF